The bacterium genome includes a region encoding these proteins:
- the ffh gene encoding signal recognition particle protein yields MFESLTDKLQAAFRHLSSHGKLTAKDVRNGLKEVNMALLEADVNYQVVKQFVRDVTDEALGEKILSGLNPTQQIVGIVHEKLVHLLGDAAVPIKLASKPPTVVVMAGLQGSGKTTTAGKLGRLFVRQGHRPLLVAADIYRPAAIEQLRQVGAGAEIDVFTLEGANPVEIARAGATHAANHNFDVVIIDTAGRLQIDEQMMQEVQDIERSFAQTETLLVIDAMTGQDAINVAAEFGDKLKLDGLVLTKLDGDARGGAALSARAVTGVPIKFVGVGEKLDGLEVFHPDRMAQRILGMGDVLTLIEKAQQAVDGEQALKLQKRMLSAKFDLEDFRAHLANVRKMGPLDQVMKLIPGAQKMMGNMMPEDFDEREMDVVDAIISSMTKQERRNPDVLNASRKRRIAAGSGTSVQDINILLKQFRELAKMMKAMSSGKPVNIGGMRIGRM; encoded by the coding sequence ATGTTTGAGTCACTGACCGATAAGCTACAGGCCGCCTTTCGGCATCTTTCCAGCCATGGGAAGCTGACGGCCAAGGACGTCCGCAACGGGCTCAAAGAAGTCAACATGGCCCTGCTGGAAGCGGACGTCAACTACCAGGTCGTCAAGCAGTTCGTCCGCGATGTGACGGACGAGGCCCTGGGCGAGAAGATCCTGTCAGGCCTCAACCCCACCCAGCAGATCGTGGGGATCGTGCACGAGAAGCTGGTGCACCTGCTGGGCGACGCCGCTGTGCCGATCAAGCTGGCGTCCAAGCCACCCACCGTTGTGGTCATGGCCGGCCTGCAGGGCAGTGGCAAGACGACCACCGCGGGGAAACTCGGCCGGTTGTTTGTGCGGCAGGGACACCGCCCCTTGCTCGTGGCGGCGGACATCTACCGCCCGGCGGCCATCGAGCAGTTGCGCCAGGTGGGCGCTGGCGCCGAGATCGACGTCTTCACGCTGGAGGGCGCCAACCCGGTCGAGATTGCCCGGGCCGGCGCGACGCACGCGGCGAACCACAACTTTGACGTCGTCATCATTGACACCGCCGGACGCCTGCAGATTGACGAACAGATGATGCAGGAAGTCCAGGACATCGAGCGCTCCTTCGCCCAGACCGAGACGCTGCTGGTCATTGACGCCATGACCGGGCAGGATGCCATCAACGTCGCGGCGGAGTTCGGCGACAAGCTCAAGCTCGACGGCCTGGTCCTGACCAAGCTGGACGGCGACGCTCGCGGCGGCGCGGCCCTGTCGGCGCGGGCCGTGACCGGCGTCCCCATCAAGTTCGTGGGCGTGGGCGAGAAGCTCGACGGGCTCGAGGTCTTCCATCCCGACCGCATGGCCCAGCGCATCCTGGGCATGGGCGATGTCCTGACGCTGATCGAGAAGGCCCAGCAGGCCGTTGACGGCGAGCAGGCGCTCAAGCTCCAGAAGCGGATGCTGTCGGCGAAGTTCGACCTGGAGGACTTCCGCGCGCATCTGGCCAACGTCCGCAAGATGGGGCCGCTCGACCAGGTCATGAAGCTCATCCCCGGCGCCCAGAAGATGATGGGCAACATGATGCCGGAGGACTTCGACGAGCGCGAGATGGACGTCGTGGACGCCATCATCTCCTCGATGACCAAACAGGAGCGGCGTAACCCGGATGTTCTCAACGCCAGCCGCAAGCGGCGCATCGCCGCCGGCAGCGGCACCAGCGTGCAGGACATCAACATCCTGCTCAAGCAGTTCCGCGAGCTGGCGAAGATGATGAAAGCGATGTCGTCGGGCAAGCCGGTCAACATCGGCGGCATGCGCATCGGCAGGATGTAA
- the rimM gene encoding ribosome maturation factor RimM (Essential for efficient processing of 16S rRNA) codes for MSRHASSEYDVQVGRVLAPHGLRGLVRVLPLTDVPDRHRTLKQVLARGPGHPGPASGSSGTSDPTRREQFLTVERAEPARHGLWLVRFEGIEDRTAAEKLQGAELFIRDEDLPPLPEGRYYIHQIVGLQVRTVDGRELGPVTDVLQTGANDVYETPAGLLPATAEVIKHIDLEAGTMLVDPLPGMIDEPEDAD; via the coding sequence ATGAGCCGTCACGCGAGCAGTGAGTATGACGTTCAGGTCGGTCGCGTCCTGGCTCCGCATGGCCTGCGCGGCCTCGTTCGCGTCCTGCCGCTGACTGACGTACCGGACCGTCATCGCACCTTGAAGCAAGTACTGGCGCGTGGGCCGGGACATCCTGGACCGGCCAGTGGGTCGTCCGGGACATCCGACCCCACGCGGCGCGAGCAGTTCCTGACTGTTGAGCGGGCTGAGCCCGCCCGGCACGGCCTGTGGCTGGTCCGCTTCGAGGGCATTGAGGACCGGACGGCGGCCGAGAAGCTGCAGGGCGCCGAGCTGTTCATCCGCGATGAGGACCTCCCCCCCCTCCCGGAGGGGCGGTACTACATCCACCAGATCGTGGGCCTGCAGGTCCGCACGGTGGACGGGCGGGAACTTGGGCCGGTGACCGACGTGTTGCAGACCGGGGCCAATGACGTGTACGAGACGCCCGCCGGGTTGCTGCCGGCGACCGCCGAGGTCATCAAGCACATTGACCTGGAGGCGGGAACGATGCTGGTGGACCCGCTCCCAGGGATGATTGATGAGCCCGAAGATGCGGATTGA
- the rplS gene encoding 50S ribosomal protein L19, which yields MIKAQLEYVASKHLKQDLPEFAPGDTVRVNVKVVERVRNQDRTRLQAFEGIVIARRGNDINEEFTVRRVSHGVGCERTFPIHSPVIDSVNVVRHGDVRRAKLYYLRDRVGKRARVRERARRSKEVEAAEAAKAAAAATAAAESAAQAEDTASDAPETSAES from the coding sequence ATGATCAAAGCCCAACTCGAGTACGTCGCGAGCAAGCACCTGAAGCAGGACCTGCCCGAGTTCGCCCCCGGCGACACTGTGCGCGTCAACGTGAAGGTCGTGGAGCGCGTCCGCAACCAGGACCGCACCCGCCTGCAGGCGTTCGAGGGCATCGTCATCGCCCGGCGCGGCAATGACATCAACGAGGAGTTCACGGTCCGCCGCGTTTCCCATGGCGTCGGCTGCGAGCGCACCTTCCCGATCCATTCGCCGGTCATTGACAGCGTGAACGTGGTCCGCCATGGCGACGTGCGCCGGGCCAAGCTGTACTACCTGCGCGACCGCGTCGGCAAGCGGGCCCGGGTCCGCGAGCGCGCGCGCCGGTCCAAGGAAGTCGAGGCCGCCGAGGCCGCCAAGGCGGCCGCCGCCGCCACGGCAGCGGCTGAGAGCGCGGCTCAGGCCGAGGACACCGCCAGCGACGCGCCGGAGACTTCGGCCGAGAGTTAG
- a CDS encoding YlqD family protein, with amino-acid sequence MGVQVKRTVILRAIVTDELKQQVSDELQGAADEIEQRVQQLDFSTKAYITDLQRADLQRAMAVRKQIEAEKQKQNELRDALLERKAQVAVLQNGQEVIRGTLESYVEINEGDDLSVLLGGTEIVTKDGIVIEIRQRRPEEIVEAEETPLLVTPSHEPSREQ; translated from the coding sequence ATGGGCGTTCAAGTCAAGCGGACGGTGATCCTGCGGGCCATCGTCACCGACGAACTCAAGCAGCAGGTCAGCGACGAGTTGCAGGGAGCGGCGGATGAGATCGAGCAGCGCGTACAGCAGCTCGACTTCTCCACCAAGGCCTACATCACGGACCTGCAGCGGGCCGACCTGCAGCGCGCCATGGCGGTGCGCAAGCAGATCGAGGCCGAGAAGCAGAAGCAGAACGAACTGCGCGACGCACTGCTGGAGCGCAAGGCCCAGGTTGCCGTCCTCCAGAACGGCCAGGAGGTCATCCGCGGCACGCTCGAGAGCTACGTGGAGATCAACGAGGGCGACGATCTCTCCGTCCTGCTGGGCGGCACCGAGATTGTGACCAAGGACGGCATCGTCATCGAAATCCGCCAGCGCAGGCCGGAGGAGATCGTCGAGGCCGAGGAGACACCACTGCTGGTCACGCCGTCCCATGAGCCGTCACGCGAGCAGTGA
- a CDS encoding DUF1559 domain-containing protein, with translation MRKGFTLIELLVVIAIIAILAAILFPVFAKAREKARQSSCLSNLKQLGLAAMQYAQDYDERIVKCYLYWSSTFSQTQYRWYWQANSNPGMLWPYVKNSQVFMCPSVGKHAYGISFVGQTGADPGTAIGTIQSPAETVLFADSLLWHGDPDTGMGGDSVPGKVFKYSDRNSAGRLTSGCYGGGLVAKRHNDGANFAFCDGHCKWMQPMATESPVNMWDLL, from the coding sequence GTGAGGAAGGGATTCACGCTGATTGAGTTGCTGGTCGTGATTGCCATCATCGCGATCTTGGCCGCGATTCTGTTCCCCGTGTTCGCCAAGGCACGTGAGAAGGCTCGCCAGTCCAGCTGCCTGTCGAATCTGAAGCAACTGGGCCTGGCAGCGATGCAGTATGCTCAGGACTATGACGAGCGGATCGTGAAGTGCTACCTGTACTGGAGTTCGACGTTCAGCCAGACGCAGTACCGCTGGTACTGGCAGGCCAACAGCAACCCGGGCATGCTATGGCCGTACGTCAAGAACAGCCAGGTCTTCATGTGCCCGAGCGTCGGCAAGCACGCCTACGGCATCAGCTTCGTCGGCCAGACTGGCGCGGACCCGGGGACGGCGATTGGCACCATCCAGAGCCCGGCTGAGACGGTGCTGTTTGCCGACTCCCTCCTCTGGCACGGAGACCCCGATACCGGTATGGGCGGAGATAGCGTCCCCGGCAAGGTCTTCAAGTACTCGGACCGCAACAGTGCCGGGCGTCTGACCAGCGGCTGCTATGGCGGCGGGTTGGTGGCCAAGCGACACAACGATGGCGCCAACTTCGCCTTCTGCGACGGGCACTGCAAGTGGATGCAGCCCATGGCCACCGAGAGCCCGGTCAACATGTGGGACCTGCTGTAG
- a CDS encoding Gfo/Idh/MocA family oxidoreductase → MRRIKMGVIGLGWFGEKHLEALETIPQVEIYSLCTRTESRLLELQDKFGATKAFTDYNEMLADPELEAVSVTTLWDQHKAPAVAALQAGKNVFLEKPMASTVEDCEAIVAAANATDKAFMTGHIVRFNPRYAAGKDAIAEGKIGKIVSMYARRNIPAWVGASVLPKIGPIIGDGVHDTDILLWYSGDKVVSAYAQTTDVRGLGHPDIGWTMYRMASGATAVLENVWFLPDTTAMQIDERMEIIGTEGSVHVHETHPNFSICDKTGWHSVDTTYWPKFQGRLTGALVDELTYFSNCVIDGRKPTIITPEESMAAVKACLAAEESARTGKVVML, encoded by the coding sequence ATGAGACGGATCAAGATGGGCGTCATCGGGCTGGGATGGTTCGGGGAGAAGCATCTAGAGGCCCTGGAGACCATTCCGCAGGTCGAGATCTACTCGCTGTGCACGCGCACCGAGTCACGCCTGCTGGAGCTCCAGGACAAGTTCGGCGCGACCAAGGCCTTCACCGACTACAACGAGATGTTGGCCGACCCGGAACTGGAGGCCGTCAGCGTCACCACCCTGTGGGACCAGCACAAGGCCCCGGCCGTGGCGGCGCTGCAGGCGGGTAAGAACGTGTTCCTCGAGAAGCCCATGGCCTCGACCGTGGAGGACTGCGAGGCCATCGTGGCCGCCGCCAACGCCACGGACAAGGCCTTCATGACCGGCCACATCGTGCGCTTCAACCCGCGCTATGCTGCTGGCAAGGACGCCATCGCCGAGGGCAAGATCGGCAAGATCGTCTCGATGTACGCCCGCCGCAACATCCCGGCGTGGGTCGGCGCGAGCGTGCTGCCCAAGATCGGCCCCATCATCGGCGACGGCGTCCACGACACGGACATCCTGCTGTGGTACTCGGGGGACAAGGTCGTCAGCGCCTACGCCCAGACGACCGATGTGCGCGGCCTGGGCCACCCGGACATCGGCTGGACGATGTACCGCATGGCTTCCGGCGCCACGGCGGTCCTGGAGAACGTGTGGTTCCTGCCCGACACCACGGCGATGCAGATTGACGAGCGGATGGAGATCATCGGGACCGAGGGCTCGGTGCACGTGCACGAGACTCACCCGAACTTCTCGATCTGCGACAAGACCGGGTGGCACTCGGTGGACACCACCTACTGGCCGAAGTTCCAGGGCCGCCTGACCGGGGCGCTGGTGGATGAGCTGACGTACTTCTCCAACTGCGTGATTGACGGCCGCAAGCCGACGATCATCACCCCTGAGGAGAGTATGGCCGCCGTCAAGGCGTGCCTGGCGGCCGAGGAGAGCGCCCGGACGGGCAAGGTCGTGATGCTGTAG
- a CDS encoding DUF1559 domain-containing protein, translated as MARHGFTLIELLVVIAIIAILAAILFPVFAKAREKARQTACLSNVRQLGTAVMSYAQDYDEMIPPHDDGDSGITDWRWYTFQMRLNPYVKNYQILKCPSDSGYTAPPTASGRWWSYGFNAGELGYSGLALARAVVPAETLVLFDATEDDGGIDGNDDRPYQIPTDPMYNIHNNGLNACFLDGHAKWYKPTALTYRYFSLAED; from the coding sequence ATGGCACGGCACGGTTTCACCCTGATCGAGCTGTTGGTCGTCATCGCCATCATTGCCATCCTGGCCGCCATTCTCTTCCCGGTGTTCGCCAAGGCGCGGGAGAAGGCGCGCCAGACGGCCTGTCTCTCCAACGTGCGCCAACTGGGCACCGCGGTCATGTCCTACGCCCAGGACTACGACGAGATGATCCCGCCGCACGATGACGGCGATTCGGGCATCACCGACTGGCGCTGGTACACCTTCCAGATGCGCCTGAACCCCTACGTCAAGAACTACCAGATCCTCAAGTGCCCGTCGGACTCAGGCTACACAGCGCCACCGACGGCCTCGGGGCGCTGGTGGAGCTACGGCTTCAACGCAGGGGAGTTGGGGTACTCGGGGCTGGCGCTGGCCCGGGCGGTGGTGCCGGCTGAGACGCTAGTGCTGTTCGATGCGACGGAGGACGACGGCGGCATTGACGGCAACGATGATCGGCCCTACCAGATCCCGACCGACCCCATGTACAACATCCACAACAACGGCCTGAACGCCTGTTTCCTGGATGGCCACGCCAAGTGGTACAAGCCGACGGCGCTGACCTACCGGTACTTCTCGCTGGCGGAAGACTAG
- a CDS encoding trimeric intracellular cation channel family protein, whose translation MLILTILDYLGTFAFAVSGALKAARRDMDVFGLSVLAVVTAIGGGTIRDVMLGQQPFWFRDANYILLSLAAALLVFALYRLVARGETLLLVFDAVGLGAFTVIGASKAMAAGIGPAGTVVLATLTGVGGGIIRDVLAADVPVVLRKEVYASACIVGAALFWGLAQWRVPQAVAMPVVMLLVIAIRLVCLHYRVGLPRAAVAAPPASEGDDSAR comes from the coding sequence GTGCTCATCCTGACCATCCTCGACTACCTGGGCACCTTCGCCTTCGCCGTGTCCGGCGCCCTGAAGGCGGCGCGGCGCGACATGGACGTCTTCGGGCTGAGCGTCCTGGCCGTCGTGACGGCTATCGGTGGCGGCACCATCCGCGACGTCATGCTCGGCCAGCAGCCCTTCTGGTTCCGCGACGCCAACTACATCCTGCTCTCGCTGGCCGCCGCGCTGCTCGTGTTTGCGCTCTATCGCCTGGTAGCGCGGGGAGAGACGCTGCTGCTGGTGTTTGACGCCGTCGGCCTGGGGGCTTTCACTGTCATCGGCGCGAGCAAGGCCATGGCGGCTGGAATCGGGCCGGCGGGGACGGTGGTGCTGGCGACCCTGACGGGTGTTGGCGGCGGGATCATCCGCGACGTGCTGGCCGCCGACGTGCCCGTCGTGCTGCGCAAGGAAGTCTACGCCTCAGCCTGTATCGTTGGCGCCGCCCTCTTCTGGGGACTGGCGCAGTGGCGTGTGCCCCAGGCCGTCGCCATGCCGGTGGTCATGCTCCTGGTCATCGCCATTCGGCTGGTGTGCCTGCACTACCGGGTGGGACTGCCCCGGGCCGCCGTCGCCGCCCCCCCGGCCTCCGAGGGCGACGACAGCGCCCGGTGA
- a CDS encoding DUF5693 family protein yields the protein MTLSQRIAVAALLLLGLMGALWSARNRMAVERANKTVALCVDDVEVRQLAALTRQRPERLLDQVKQAGMTHVAVSERTLGEFLQTGRLSAPNRPPVPPGMVLLQGSYDRGVTTALMAKLPGAYEGGASAPLVPDRPYLGWGPGLVVPQMALTMLDLGVGYDPDTVQMIREAGLLMVARPMPDFLLTPEAVEGSMRQARELSDTVLFNGVSVAGGAGLAKQTAEIIDRNHLEFAFVELVPQDGATNLAAALKYQIIRTHSISQEEMLKTSPSRGLDRFTLGVTERNIRLCYIRLMLSPQPDIVEANLAYVRSIHDALAKAGYQFGDPQPFRPLSVPRPALMLMVLGVVGGGLWLLMEMLRPRDCWFWGLGAFGAVAGVGASVAARGLAEAAFPLLAAAIFPTLAILVVASRARAAGESWAVGNTDGAPRPAPAWKAIGLVILTAALTALGGLLVAGMLSSSAYMMQIGQFRGVKLAQLLPLVLVLGVMVGRTYGAVGAVTDRDLPGSGSVTPPTGWAGLRSGLVNAGEALVKYWHAIAVFVVLGLVAFMIMRSGNESAVEVSGLELKLRAVLDQILVVRPRTKEILFGFPALLLGLTLLLRGRPRTAWVWLTFGTIGLISLTNTFCHLHTPLSISLLRVINGIWVGLLVGIVWLAAKWVGERLLRAIWWTERV from the coding sequence ATGACCCTGTCTCAACGCATCGCCGTCGCCGCTCTTCTCCTGCTTGGCTTGATGGGCGCGCTGTGGAGCGCCAGGAACCGCATGGCCGTTGAGCGCGCCAACAAGACCGTCGCCTTGTGTGTAGATGATGTCGAGGTGCGGCAACTGGCGGCCTTGACGCGGCAGCGGCCGGAGCGTCTGCTGGACCAGGTCAAGCAGGCGGGCATGACCCACGTGGCGGTGAGCGAGCGGACGCTGGGCGAGTTCCTCCAGACGGGACGCCTCTCTGCACCCAACAGACCCCCCGTACCGCCCGGCATGGTCCTGCTCCAGGGGTCATATGACCGGGGCGTCACGACGGCGCTGATGGCGAAGCTCCCGGGCGCCTACGAGGGCGGGGCCTCGGCGCCGCTGGTGCCCGACCGGCCGTACCTCGGCTGGGGGCCCGGCCTCGTCGTGCCGCAGATGGCGCTCACGATGCTCGATCTCGGCGTCGGGTACGACCCCGACACCGTGCAGATGATCCGCGAAGCCGGTCTCCTCATGGTCGCGCGGCCCATGCCCGACTTCCTGCTGACCCCCGAGGCCGTCGAGGGCTCCATGCGACAGGCGCGGGAGCTGAGCGACACCGTGCTCTTCAACGGCGTCTCCGTGGCCGGCGGGGCGGGCCTGGCGAAGCAGACCGCTGAGATCATCGACCGCAACCACCTGGAGTTCGCCTTCGTGGAGCTTGTCCCGCAGGACGGGGCGACCAATCTCGCAGCGGCCCTCAAGTACCAGATCATCCGCACCCACAGCATCAGCCAGGAAGAGATGCTCAAGACGTCGCCCTCGCGGGGGCTGGACCGCTTCACGCTCGGCGTCACCGAGCGCAACATCCGTCTGTGCTACATCCGCCTGATGTTGAGCCCTCAGCCCGACATCGTCGAGGCCAACCTCGCGTACGTGCGCAGCATCCACGACGCCCTGGCGAAGGCCGGCTATCAGTTCGGCGATCCCCAGCCCTTCCGGCCGCTGAGCGTGCCGCGGCCGGCGCTGATGCTCATGGTCCTCGGCGTCGTGGGCGGGGGGCTGTGGCTACTGATGGAAATGCTGCGGCCCCGCGACTGCTGGTTCTGGGGCCTGGGCGCCTTCGGCGCCGTCGCGGGTGTGGGTGCGAGCGTTGCGGCCCGGGGGCTCGCCGAGGCGGCCTTCCCGCTGCTGGCGGCCGCCATCTTCCCGACGCTGGCGATCCTGGTCGTGGCGTCACGGGCCAGGGCTGCAGGGGAGTCGTGGGCTGTCGGCAACACCGACGGGGCCCCACGACCTGCGCCGGCCTGGAAGGCCATCGGCCTCGTCATCCTCACCGCCGCGCTCACGGCGCTGGGCGGGCTGCTGGTGGCCGGGATGCTGAGCTCGTCAGCCTACATGATGCAGATCGGGCAGTTCCGGGGCGTGAAGCTGGCGCAACTGCTGCCGCTGGTGCTGGTGCTGGGCGTGATGGTCGGGAGGACGTACGGTGCCGTGGGAGCGGTCACCGACCGCGACCTGCCTGGATCGGGGTCGGTGACCCCTCCCACGGGCTGGGCCGGACTGCGCAGCGGCCTGGTGAATGCCGGCGAGGCCCTGGTGAAGTACTGGCACGCCATCGCCGTGTTTGTGGTGCTGGGGCTGGTGGCCTTCATGATCATGCGTTCGGGCAATGAGTCAGCCGTCGAGGTGTCCGGTCTGGAACTGAAGCTGCGGGCGGTGCTCGACCAGATTCTGGTCGTGCGCCCGCGCACCAAGGAGATCCTGTTCGGCTTCCCGGCGCTGCTGCTGGGGCTGACGCTGCTGCTCCGGGGGCGGCCACGCACGGCCTGGGTATGGCTCACGTTCGGGACCATCGGGTTGATCTCACTGACGAACACCTTCTGCCATCTGCACACACCGCTGTCCATCTCCCTGCTGCGGGTCATCAACGGAATCTGGGTCGGTCTTCTGGTAGGAATCGTGTGGTTGGCGGCGAAATGGGTAGGCGAGCGGCTGCTACGTGCAATCTGGTGGACGGAGCGCGTATGA
- the trmD gene encoding tRNA (guanosine(37)-N1)-methyltransferase TrmD, with protein MRIDIITIFPDFVRQALSFSIVGRAIAAGTIQARAHDLRDYTHDAHRTVDDTPYGGGPGMVMKPEPFFEAVEAIADPERAHVVLLTPQGRSFDQTVARSLSQREQLVLLCGHYEGVDERVATLAHEQISLGDFVLTGAELPALVVTDAVVRLLPGVLGNEASPLDESFSGLLEYPQYTRPPEYRGLCAPEVLTGGDHAQVRRWRRREALRRTLERRPDLLATAELNEEDWRLLRELQAAED; from the coding sequence ATGCGGATTGACATCATCACCATCTTCCCGGATTTCGTGCGCCAGGCCCTGTCGTTCAGCATCGTTGGCCGGGCCATCGCGGCCGGGACCATTCAGGCCCGGGCGCATGACCTGCGGGACTACACCCACGATGCGCACCGCACCGTGGACGACACCCCGTATGGCGGCGGGCCGGGGATGGTCATGAAGCCCGAGCCGTTCTTCGAGGCGGTGGAGGCCATCGCCGATCCGGAGCGGGCCCATGTGGTGCTGCTCACGCCGCAGGGGCGGTCGTTCGACCAGACGGTGGCGCGGTCGCTGTCGCAGCGAGAGCAGCTTGTCTTGCTGTGCGGTCACTACGAGGGTGTGGACGAGCGGGTCGCGACGTTGGCCCATGAGCAGATCTCGCTGGGCGATTTCGTCCTCACCGGCGCGGAGTTGCCGGCCCTGGTGGTGACCGATGCCGTCGTCCGGCTGTTGCCGGGTGTGCTGGGCAATGAAGCGTCGCCGCTGGACGAGAGTTTCAGCGGCTTGCTGGAGTATCCGCAGTATACGCGCCCCCCGGAGTACCGTGGGCTTTGTGCGCCCGAGGTGCTGACGGGGGGAGACCATGCGCAGGTGCGGCGCTGGCGGCGTCGTGAGGCGCTGAGACGCACACTGGAGCGGCGACCGGACTTGCTGGCGACCGCTGAACTGAACGAAGAAGACTGGCGGCTGTTGCGCGAGCTGCAGGCCGCGGAAGATTGA
- a CDS encoding KH domain-containing protein: MNELVEYMVKSLVDDPAKVHVNQIEGQGVTIYEVSVAPNDLGRVIGRHGRIANALRTVAKAAASKHDSRVTIEIMS; encoded by the coding sequence ATGAACGAATTGGTTGAGTACATGGTCAAGTCCCTCGTGGACGACCCGGCCAAGGTGCACGTCAACCAGATCGAGGGCCAGGGCGTCACGATCTATGAGGTCTCAGTGGCGCCGAACGACCTGGGCCGCGTGATCGGCCGCCATGGCCGGATCGCCAACGCACTGCGCACGGTCGCCAAGGCCGCGGCCAGCAAGCACGACAGCCGGGTCACGATCGAGATCATGTCGTAG
- the rpsP gene encoding 30S ribosomal protein S16 has protein sequence MATRIRLKRTGSKKQPYYRLVVADQRSPRGGRAIEDLGVYGPVLNPPLVQVNQERVLHWLMQGAQPSDTARSILSKLGIMAAFAEAQKARKAAKTE, from the coding sequence TTGGCGACTCGCATTCGACTCAAGCGTACCGGATCCAAGAAGCAGCCGTACTACCGCCTGGTCGTGGCCGACCAGCGCAGCCCGCGCGGCGGCCGCGCGATTGAGGACCTCGGCGTCTACGGCCCGGTCCTCAACCCCCCGCTGGTGCAGGTCAACCAGGAGCGCGTGCTCCACTGGCTGATGCAGGGCGCACAGCCCTCGGACACCGCCCGCTCGATCCTGTCGAAGCTGGGCATCATGGCCGCCTTTGCCGAGGCGCAGAAGGCGCGCAAGGCAGCGAAGACGGAGTAG
- the lepB gene encoding signal peptidase I has protein sequence MLAFDSPWWIVSAIALTGALRVWMANLVSLPKWVSWVLVALVPIRVGWRMRVWLNSPMMPVSPPVMVLILIATAVAVLYLFDTDRARKHKPGIIELIDSALIALLLVFCILRPFVIQAFFIPSASMENTLLINDRILVNKFSYFFREPRHGDIIVFRAPPQADPGKKDFIKRVIGVPGDHISVHDGKLWRNGQPVNEPYIRETPLYAWPVVGRDQFATGVLADENDGRRWIVDDHGLRVTVGEVIVPPRAILVMGDNRNDSNDSHAWTDPDTGASAPFVPRENALGKAEVIFYPFPRIRLTR, from the coding sequence ATGCTTGCTTTCGACAGCCCCTGGTGGATTGTCAGCGCCATCGCCTTGACCGGCGCTCTGCGGGTCTGGATGGCCAACCTGGTGTCCCTGCCCAAGTGGGTGAGTTGGGTGCTGGTGGCCCTGGTGCCGATCAGAGTCGGGTGGCGGATGCGGGTGTGGTTGAACTCCCCGATGATGCCCGTCTCCCCCCCGGTGATGGTGCTGATCCTCATCGCCACGGCGGTCGCCGTCCTGTACCTGTTCGACACCGACCGGGCCCGCAAGCACAAGCCCGGCATCATCGAGCTGATCGACTCGGCGCTCATCGCGCTGCTCCTGGTCTTCTGCATCCTCCGCCCCTTCGTCATCCAGGCCTTTTTCATCCCCTCGGCCTCGATGGAGAACACGCTGCTCATCAACGACCGCATCCTGGTCAACAAGTTCTCGTACTTCTTCCGCGAGCCCCGGCACGGGGACATCATCGTGTTCCGCGCCCCGCCCCAGGCGGACCCGGGGAAGAAGGACTTCATCAAGCGCGTCATCGGCGTGCCCGGAGACCACATCTCGGTTCACGACGGCAAGCTGTGGCGCAATGGTCAACCCGTGAACGAGCCGTACATCCGCGAGACGCCGCTGTACGCCTGGCCGGTGGTGGGACGCGACCAGTTCGCCACCGGGGTGCTGGCCGACGAGAACGATGGACGACGCTGGATCGTGGATGACCACGGCCTGCGGGTGACGGTAGGCGAGGTCATCGTGCCCCCCAGGGCGATCCTGGTCATGGGTGACAACCGCAACGACTCCAACGACAGCCATGCCTGGACCGACCCGGACACCGGTGCGTCTGCGCCCTTTGTCCCTCGTGAGAACGCCCTGGGCAAGGCCGAGGTCATCTTCTACCCCTTCCCGCGCATCCGCCTGACACGCTGA